The nucleotide sequence CGTTGCAGAACGCGTTCGCGGCCATCGGCAATCGCCCACTGGAGGTCGCCGCCACATTGCGCGCCGGTCCCTGGGACACTTTCTTCAGCGTCATCCTGCCCCTGGCCCGCCCCGGGTTCATCACCGCCGCCATCCTCGGCTTTGCCCACACCGTCGGCGAGTTCGGCGTGGTGCTGATGATCGGCGGCAATATCCCGGAAAAAACCCGGGTGGTGTCGGTGCAGATCTACGATCACGTCGAAGCCCTGGAATACGCCCAGGCCCACTGGCTGGCGGCGGCGATGCTGGTATTTTCATTCGTTGTGCTGCTGGCGCTGTATTCCAGCCGCAGGACCCGGGCAGCCTGGAGCTGATCGATGATTCAGGCGCGTTTGCAGCTCGACCATGGCAGTTTTTCCCTGGACCTGGATGTGCAACTGCCGGGCCGGGGCGTGACGGCGTTGTACGGTCAGTCCGGCTCCGGCAAGACCACCTGCCTGCGCTGCATCGCAGGCCTGGAACGGGCGCCCGCAGGCTTGGTGCGGGTCAATGGCGACGTGTGGCAGGACAGCGAGCGCGGCGTGTTCGTCCCGCCCCATCAACGGGCGGTGGGCTATGTGTTCCAGGAGGCAAGCCTGTTCAGCCATCTGTCGGTGCGGGCCAACCTGGCGTTCGGTCTCAAGCGCATCGCCCCAGCACAACGACGGGTGGAGATGGACCAGGCCACCGAACTGCTGGGCATCGGCCACCTGCTTGAGCGCCAGCCCCACAACCTGTCCGGCGGCGAGCGTCAGCGGGTGGGCATCGCTCGCGCCCTGCTGACCAGCCCGCGCCTGTTGTTGATGGATGAGCCGCTGGCGGCGCTCGATGCCCGGCGCAAGAACGAGATCCTGCCCTACTTGCAACGGCTTCATGATGAGCTGGACATCCCGGTGCTCTACGTCAGTCATTCCCAGGACGAGGTGGCGCGCCTGGCCGACCACATCGTGTTGCTCGACGCCGGTCGCGCCCTGGCCAGCGGGCCGATTGGCGAGACCCTGGCGCGGCTCGACCTGCCGCTGGCCCTGGGAGATGACGCGGGGGTGGTGGTCCAGGGCACGGTCAGCGGTTACGACCCTGCCTATCAATTGCTGACCCTGACATTGCCCGGCAGCCTGTTGAACGTGCGGGTGGCCCATACTCCGCTGGCCGTCGGGCAGCCGCTGCGCTTCAAGGTCCAGGCCCGGGACGTCAGCCTCAGCCTGGCGAACGATGCCCAGACCAGCATCCTCAATCGCTTGCCGGTCACGGTGACCGGTGAACTGGCTGCCGACAATGCTGCCCATGTGCTGATCCGACTGGAAGCCGCCGGTACGCCGTTGCTGGCACGCATTACCCGCTATTCTCGCGATCAGTTGGCGTTGCATCCGGGGCAGGTATTGTGGGCGCAGATCAAGGCGGTGGCGGTGTTGGCTTGAGCTGTGGGAGCTTGCTCGCGATGGGGGCCTGGGGGCCGACCAGGATTTTGTTGAGCGAGTACATATCCATTCCTGCGGTAACGGCTACTTAGGGTTCCGCTTTTACAGCGGCTCACTTTTGAACAGCGCAAAAGTAAGCAAAACGCTTTTGCCCCACCACTCGGTGCCTCGCCTAGGCTCGGCATGCCCGAACGCAGGCATTGCTCCGTGGGCCCGCCGCGAAGGGCCATCCATGGCCCAGCGCGGCTAACCCGGCATCCATGCCGGGTTGCCCACTACGCAATACCTGCGTTCGGCCAGCGTGGTTAACGGGGCGCCGAGATCAACGTCCGCTGCGAGGCGGCCTTACAGCCGGCCTGACTCTTTCGGGTGTACGCCAATCCCATTGTGGGAGCGAGCTTGCTCGCGAAGGCGGCCTGTCAGCCGACCTATCTCTCCCGGTTGTACTTCATCCCCCTGTGGGAGCGAGCCTGCTCGCGAATCGATAGATCAGTCACCATCGATGTCGGATGATCGCTACCGCGAGCAAGCTCGCTCCCACACAGGTTCAGAGGATCCCTTCAGAGTGGGTGGGTGTTCTGAGAATTTCGGCACGACCGCAACGGGCTGCGGTCAATGAATCCATAGGCCACCGGATTCGCTCGCCAAGGATTTTTTCATGCTCGACACCTCGCCGCCGGAAGCATTGCCGGCCGATCTGCATTATGTCGATGACACCAGCCCCGGCATCACCCGAAGGAAGCTGCGGGGCAAGTTCTGTTATTTCGATCCTCAGGGCCAGCGCATCACCGATGCGGCGCAAATCCAGCGCATCAATGCCCTGGCGGTGCCGCCGGCCTACACCGATGTGTGGATCTGCAGCGACCCCCGCGGACATCTCCAGGCCACTGGCCGGGATGCCCGCGGGCGCAAGCAATACCGTTACCATGCGCGCTGGCGCGAAGTGCGCGATGCCGATAAATATTCCAGGATGTTGGAGTTCGGTCGCACCCTGCCCCGCTTGCGCAAACGCCTGGAGGCGATCCTTGCGACACCCGGTTTCAGCCGCGACAAAGTCATGGCCACCGTCATCACATTGCTGGACGTGACGCTGATCCGCGTCGGCAACAGCCAATACGCCCGGGAGAACCGTTCCTACGGTCTGACCACCCTGCGCAGCAAACACGTCGAGGTCAACGGCAGCGCCATCGCCTTCCAGTTCCGAGGCAAGAGCGGCGTCGAGCATCAGATCACCGTGAAGGACCGGCGCCTGGCACGGATCATCAAGCGCTGCCAGGAAATGCCGGGGCAGAATCTGTTCCAGTACCTGGATGAGAATGGTGAACGCCATGCCATCAGTTCTTCGGACATCAATGCCTACCTCAAGACCCTGACCGGCGCCGAGTTCACCGCCAAGGATTACCGCACCTGGGCCGGTAGCGCGGCGGCCCTGGCCGGGTTGCGGACGTTGCGCTGGGAAACCGAGACGGAGGCGAAAAAAACACGTCGCCGAGATGGTCAGGCAGGTCGCCCGGCAACTGGGCAACACGCCAACCGTCTGTCGCAAATGCTACATTCATCCGGCGGTGCTGGAGGGCTTTCTGCTTGGCACGCTGAAGCAACTGCCCAAGCCCAGGGCCCGTAAAGGCCTCAGCGAAGAAGAAGCCGGGCTGGCGATGTTTTTGCAACGGGTGACAGAAGCCACGCAAGCGTGCGAGTCGAAGTTCGGTGTCTGATACGACCAGAACAACGGCTCATCCAACAGGAACATCCAGCCAGCGGTGAACTCCCAACTGTACGATCCGCAACACTCCCACGCGTGAAATCGACAGGAGTCCCAGATGTCCGAACACATTGTCCATTTCCATTGCCAGATCGATCAGGGGACCACGGAACGCTTCCGGGACACTTGCCTGGAGGCCATCGAAAAAGGCGCCGAATCGTTGATGCTCAATCTGTCGACGGTCGGCGGCAGCACCAACTTCGGTTTCACCCTCTACACCTTCATCAAGTCCCTCCCTGTGCCGGTGCGGGCCGTGAATGCCGGCAACATCGAGTCGATGGGCATCGTCATGTACCTGGCCGCCAGTGACCGCACCACCACGCCTCACTCACGTTTTCTGATCCACCCGATGAATTGGTATTTCGGCCAGAAATCAGTGGATCACTCGCGGCTGCGCGAGTACCTGTCCAGCCTCGACAACGACGTGGCGCGGTACGTGGAGATCTACGTCAAGGAAACCGCCGGCGCCGCCACCCAGCTGGATATCTTCAAATGCCTGTGCGCCGAGGAGCGGGTGATTCCGGCAGAAAACTCCCTGGCCTTCGGCATCGCCCACCGGGTCGAGCAGGTGGTGTTCCCCACCGAGGCCAAGCATTGGAAGGTCAGTGGCGGTGACGAATGATGAAGGCAATTTCCAAACGAGACGGCTGATCACTTCCCTCTGATAGCCGTTCGTCGCCGGCAAAATGTTTTTTTCTAAACTTCCCTCGGGCATTTCCTTTCACAGTAAGGCGAGGCAGTTGCTCGCTTAACCAAAATGAGGACTCTCGAAATGGCTAATAGCGGAAACAAGAACCCGGGTAACTTCGCAAACGATCGTGAAAAAGCATCCGAAGCCGGCAAGAAAGGCGGACATGCTTCGGGCGGTAACTTTGCAAACGACCGGGAAAAAGCCTCTGAAGCCGGTAAGAAAGGTGGCGAACGCAGCCATGGCGGCGGCAGAAAATCGTAACCCTGCAACCGTCGGGGCGCAGTTCTACTGCGCCCCGGCGCTTATCATCCGTCGAAATCAACGCTCGCCATAAGCCCTCTTGACCTCCTCGACCCAAACCGGGTCCAGGCGCAGTTGCTCGATATCCAGATTGAACGCCTGCATCCTCGCCAGATGCTCGTCAGCCTCCCGAACCAATGAACTCTGGGCGCTGGAATTGGCGTCCAGCTGGTGCATCTGGGTCAGCCCCAGATGGTAAAAACGCAGCAGCTTCATCGCCGTCGGATCCTGGGCTTGTACCCCTTCCGTCACCTGATGCATCACGTTGGTGATGCGCATCAGGCTGCGCTTGAGCTGCCAGCCGTATACCGCCGCAGCCATCCAGGGTTGCGACCAGAGATACAGGCGCATCAGCGCGGCCATCGCCAGCACCGCCACGATCACCCCACCCAGGTTGAAGCGAAAGTTATCGCTCCCAGGCGTGCCGAACAGCATCACGGCCAGGCTGGACAGCAGCATCGCCAGTGCCAGGAACACCACGGCGATGATCAGCGTGCTGCGGCGGGTCTGCTGTCGGTAGAGGTCGGCGTCCCACGGTTTGATCTCGAACATCGCGGTGCAATTTCCTTGTACGGCACGAAAAGAGTCGAGCATTATCGCCTGCCCGGTCGATTTAGCTATGCTGGGGCTCATTTTGTGTTGCAACCGATCCGAAGGATCCGGATCAAAGTCCATGGCGATACCGCAAGGATCGTGCGATCTTTCTGTGTGGACGTATTTTTCAAGATGCCGTCGCAGTGTGTACGGCATCGTTTTCAAGGAAAGCTGAATGACTCAAAGACATGTAATCAACGCTTCGGTAAGCCCCAAAGGCAGCCTGGAGACCTTGTCCCAGCGCGAAGTCCAGCAACTGAGCGAAGCCGGTTCCGGCAGCATCTATACCCTCTTTCGCCAGTGCGCCCTGGCCATCCTCAATACCGGCGCCCATGTCGACAACGCCAAGACCATCCTGGAAGCCTACAAGGACTTCGAGATCCGCATTCATCAACAGGACCGCGGCGTACGCCTGGAATTGTTGAACGCGCCGGCCGATGCCTTCGTCGACGGTGAGATGATCGCCAGCACCCGGGAGATGCTCTTCAGTGCCTTGCGCGACATCGTCTACACCGAGAACGAACTGGACAGCCAGCGCATCGACCTGAGCTCGTCCCAGGGCATCAGCGACTACGTCTTCCACCTGCTGCGCAACGCCCGTACGCTGCGTCCCGGCGTGGAGCCGAAGATCGTCGTGTGCTGGGGCGGTCATTCGATCAACACCGAAGAATACAAATACAC is from Pseudomonas sp. B21-056 and encodes:
- the modB gene encoding molybdate ABC transporter permease subunit, translating into MPLTSADYSAIWLTLKLASLTTVILLLIGTPIALWLSRTQSWLRGPVGAVVALPLVLPPTVIGFYLLLALGPNGWIGQVTQTLGLGTLTFSFTGLVIGSVIYSMPFVVQPLQNAFAAIGNRPLEVAATLRAGPWDTFFSVILPLARPGFITAAILGFAHTVGEFGVVLMIGGNIPEKTRVVSVQIYDHVEALEYAQAHWLAAAMLVFSFVVLLALYSSRRTRAAWS
- the modC gene encoding molybdenum ABC transporter ATP-binding protein, yielding MIQARLQLDHGSFSLDLDVQLPGRGVTALYGQSGSGKTTCLRCIAGLERAPAGLVRVNGDVWQDSERGVFVPPHQRAVGYVFQEASLFSHLSVRANLAFGLKRIAPAQRRVEMDQATELLGIGHLLERQPHNLSGGERQRVGIARALLTSPRLLLMDEPLAALDARRKNEILPYLQRLHDELDIPVLYVSHSQDEVARLADHIVLLDAGRALASGPIGETLARLDLPLALGDDAGVVVQGTVSGYDPAYQLLTLTLPGSLLNVRVAHTPLAVGQPLRFKVQARDVSLSLANDAQTSILNRLPVTVTGELAADNAAHVLIRLEAAGTPLLARITRYSRDQLALHPGQVLWAQIKAVAVLA
- a CDS encoding ATP-dependent Clp protease proteolytic subunit, with the protein product MSEHIVHFHCQIDQGTTERFRDTCLEAIEKGAESLMLNLSTVGGSTNFGFTLYTFIKSLPVPVRAVNAGNIESMGIVMYLAASDRTTTPHSRFLIHPMNWYFGQKSVDHSRLREYLSSLDNDVARYVEIYVKETAGAATQLDIFKCLCAEERVIPAENSLAFGIAHRVEQVVFPTEAKHWKVSGGDE
- a CDS encoding general stress protein codes for the protein MANSGNKNPGNFANDREKASEAGKKGGHASGGNFANDREKASEAGKKGGERSHGGGRKS
- a CDS encoding DUF3087 domain-containing protein, with translation MFEIKPWDADLYRQQTRRSTLIIAVVFLALAMLLSSLAVMLFGTPGSDNFRFNLGGVIVAVLAMAALMRLYLWSQPWMAAAVYGWQLKRSLMRITNVMHQVTEGVQAQDPTAMKLLRFYHLGLTQMHQLDANSSAQSSLVREADEHLARMQAFNLDIEQLRLDPVWVEEVKRAYGER